CAGCGAGGGTGACATGCCATCGCggcgatgcactctcccctcacgcaacacctcacGCGTTACTGCGGCACCTGGTGTACCCTTTCGAACATCGATCGCCCGGTCGGTTCAGTCAAGGCGCGCTCGCGGCCGGCGTTCCGGCTCAATTCATACGTTCGCGTTTAGAGGTCCGGATGCGGCGAGATAACCTGATCTAAATCCTAAGCCTACTAAATCCTAAGCACTCTTTGCCACCGGAAAGGCCACGGGTAGATACGCATAAggtaggaaaagcaagtaagcagaaagaagtcacagccgagccaaacaatgcttacgttatagtagacaattctcagagtTTCTGTagcttttttcttcttcaagAATGAGCCCACTTCAATATCCCACCAACTTTTGTTTGTACTCATTAGCAACAAACGTGTCTGCAGCACACTTTTAGGCCTTAGCATTTGGAGATTTTAGCTAAGAGGTTATGAAGAAAGCGCGAAGTTTTCATTGCTAGTTATTTACATCATGGTTGCCCAAAATTGTGGTATGTGGTCTAAATCTGCAGTATAGCCAGAGTACATACGGAGGCTTTTGAAGATAGCGTATGTTAGCAGAGCAGGCACATTGGCGCCATTGGAAGTAGGATGTTTGATAACACTGTGCATAGAGCTGGCTTCTTGGGCCTTCTGGTTGTGGATTAAAGATGATATATTGCACAACTGAAGTAGGTGACAACATAAAAATCATATATCAGCGTGACCCCAAAAACGCTGTCCACCTGCTCTTCACCTTCGATTCACAGTGATGCCAACTCTAGCAATTTATTCATATATCTAGTGTTTATGTCAATTTCCGCTATTTGGCCATTCGTCGTTGGGCACGATGCCATTGTCATCTCTGGGATTTGCCACTTCATGCGATGGATATGATAAGAAGTGAAGAGTCAAACTTTGCAAAATGCGGCCTCTGCAGTCGGGCAGATGCATATAccaggtacatcatcatcatcatcatcatcatcatcatcatcatcatcatcatcatcctatacttatgtccactgctcgcctctccctgtgatatccaGTTACctttgtcttgcgctagccgattccaacttgcgcctgcaaatttcttaacttcatcaccccacctcgttttctgccgtcctcgactgcgcttccttctcttggtatccattctgtaactctaatggcccaccgattagcatcctacgtattacatggccagcccagctgcatttttcccgcttaatgtttACTAGAATATCgcatatccccgtttgttctctgatccacactactatcttcctgtctcttaacgttaggcctaacatttttcgttccatcactctttgtgcgatGGAACCGGTTCTCATTTTGCTTCTGTATCTTGTCGAATACTGTTCACGGTACTCTACACATGTGTATTTTGCCCCAATGGTTCACTTTGACGGCGCAGCTGATTCTTGCAACCAACTCCAGCAACTCACTCTATCAACTGTAGCATCGACGCGATGACGGTGATGGTCGACCAGCACCGTACCACGCCTACCATGTCGTTTTGCAGATTCCTTTCACTGTTGTGTATTAGTTCAAGCACCTCAGCCACGACTTCCTCATCATCTTGGAGTGAAATTGTCAAGACCAACATAATGCTCATAACCTATAACTGCTACCGCGATGCGTTATCAGCTCCAACAAAGCTTGGTTCATTACCAGCACAGCACTTTTGAGAAACTCAGGCCCCTGTGGTCCGTCCTCCCTAACCACTTGTCACCTGCTTTCCATCGGCCAAATTCACCCTGCCTAGCCGCCTACTGCAAGGCACCATCACGGCTTCGGCGCTTCTGACAAATGCTGCATGCAGGCAAGTGACTGGTTGGGAAACCAGACGAGGAATGGCTAATAAAGACGAGCAGTTCAatgggaaaataaaaaaaaaattaaaaaacgtTGCTTCTTTTACATTACAGATCCCACAAGCGGCCTGCGTTTCGTCGTCAACACGGCAGGCTGAAGTTACCGTATACTTCTCATCGCCAATGCTGACCACACCCTCATGCCCACGTGACATCTCCAAGTGGTCAAAAGTTCCAGCAGTCCATTGCACAGAAAACGGTCGCTGTTGGCTAACTCAACTGAGATTCCGTCGGACAATACGCTGGGTATTTTTCGGGGCAAAAGTCGAAGCACGCCCTACTAGGAGTAGCCTTTCTTCCTCCTGTTTAAAGTGACCAACAGGCAGATTCTCGATCCTAACAGAAGTGCTTTCGTTACCAGCAAGTCACCTATAATTGATTTCCATTTGCTTTCAAAATTCCCCATACCGTGCCTTCACCTTACGGTATCTTGATAATCGTCACATCtacatcagcctatttatgtccactgcagcacaaaggcctctccctgcgatctcaagttacccccgtcttgcgctagctgattaccaCTTGCACCTCATTTTGTAACTTCATCACcacgcctagttttctgccctcctcgactgcgcttcccttctcttggtattcattctgtaactctaatggtccaccacttatccatcctacgccttacatggcctgcccagctccattttttttcttaatgtcacttagaatatcggctatccctgtttgctctccgatcaacacccctctcttcctgtctcctaacgtatAGGCaaaagatttttcgttccatcgctctttgtgcggtccttaacttgttctcgagctttttgttaacctccaagtttctgcgccatatgttagcaccggtagaatgcaatgattgtacacttttcttctcaacgaccgtggtaagctcccagtcatttTGATCAGCGAGTGCCCAGTCGGGCAGTGCCCGAATGGACACTCAAATAAACCATTAACACAACAAGAATATTAAAAGAAAGGGAACAGATAGAGTGACGATTAGCGGATGGCAGCGGCTTGCGTACGCTATAGAAATCTCAGCGTCAGAAGGGATGTACTCAAAAACTTCACCTAGCGTATACCTCGTGAGTGCTTCCACAAAAGATATGGTAACTGTAGTTCGGCATTCTGTCCCGAGTGCAAAGTAGCGCATAATGCATAAAATACGTGCTGTAGAAATATGAAACCTATATGCAGCTTTGCGTTTGGAAGCAAAGGAAATGCTCGGCGTAATTGGTCATTGCGTCCAGCTTTAGCCCAGTCAGTTTCTGGCCTGTAGAGCACGAAGACCGAAGCCGCGCAGGTCACTACAGCCATTTCATTTTCGTAGCAGTTGGGGCTATAGTACGCCCTTCGCCCCctaacactaaaggattgtggtagaattcagtcatgacaatgactcagcaaaaatgagaatgactgagcgaaaaaagattaacactcagaaatcaatggaatgggttcggatgtggtactaagtgaaggaaaaggctaaaggttgatgatcgaagtcataatcatgagcatgatgaaggctttcgccttaagatctaTTTgctgtagctaaagggactcctgaggactcatgacatgaatgtcatgacatgcgtgttatgtaggtcatgaaagagccgcctacggcTTGGTGCTTTCGTGATCGTTTCGTTAATATgtcttttattcatttttatcCATCCTTTCATTCTCTTTCATTCACCCTCATACAAAGAGCTCTGCTAGAAGTAATGACACCCTCGTGAACTTTCATTAGGGTCTCTCTCTTCCGCATTAGGAAGAACATCCACGGCAGTACGCGAAACCAATAGCCTTGGCCAAATCGGGGCCCGCTATTTCTAAAACTTCGCAACCACGGACAATGATTATTACCGGTAACGTGAGCTTGCAATATATGTTAAGAAGGGATCGAGTAAATGTTTTTGTTTCTCAATAAAAAGCTGTCTTTAGCAGCAAGTATATTTCACTTTAAAAAATTCTCACTGAACAAACTGCTTTATAGTAAAGCAAAACATTGTTCATAACTACGTAAGGAAATCTTTCGGGGAGAATAATACATGGGGGCCGTCAGTTAATACAGTCGGCGCAGATTTAGAGATCAATGTATTTAAACTTGTGCTTGTCATAGACTCCTTACTAAACAGATATGCCCCCAAATTTGAAGGCTTCAATTCCAAAACTCTAATGCTCGAGTGTAAGTGATCAGAATTTTAGCTGCGACTACTACTTTGTTAATTAGAAAAGTGATTATAGTGATTGCCCCGCAAGAACAAGCCGTCTGCTCAGGTAATACAACTTAGGTAGCAGAATATTTAGCATGTGGTGATCTCCAAAAAAAGCATCTTACTCATGATGCCAACCTCTCGTGCATGAACATTTAATAAAAAGAAAGTCTCTTAAGACACAAATAAATTTAGAGCTAGCTTTGCTTCTCAAGCAAGCGTCAACCACTCCATAGATACTATTGAAAAGTTTTATACCAAGAGAACAATACGCAGTGCGAAATGAGCTTCAGGCGTCGAATGTCTGAGGTGTCGTTAAAAATTCCGCCATGCGTAGAACGCCACCTTGGTATTCACGCTCTACCTAAAAATCCCTGACGGGTGTAATCCCCTTTCCACTTTGTATCAATACATTTTTTCCCGATTTACGCGTCACTGACGCACAAGACACGAGGAGCGAAATGTTTGAAGCAAATATCTCCTCGAGTTTGCCCGCACAGAACTGCCGTAAGTATCAAGCCAGTTTCAGCGCTGCCGTTCACAGACACACGAACTAGTGGCGCCGCACTATGTATCGTCCCGTTTAGACGAAACTCATCAACTAAAAGCTTTTGTAGCATACATTGCGACAGACGCGGATTTTCTGTTTGCCACGCTTCAACTCCCTTCGTATGGCAGCACAAAATGAAAGATCAGGTGGTTCCATGAGTGCAACTACGATAGTGCATTGAACTTGATGTAACGGACGAGCCTGACGTACTCGATGGCAAAGCGTGACGCTCTTTGAATAAACCGACCCGAACGACgttgtttcttgttctttttttcttccctgtcTCGGGTAGGTACAATGGGTCTGTTGTCAGACTGGGGCACTCACATTAACGTGCGACCTTACAAAGACTGAGACATTGTAAGTGGAGGCAAAAAACgacgacagaaaaagaaagagaagcatCGCCACATTTTAACTAACGCTTTTCTCACCAAGCTTACACACGGGGCAGGAGACGTGCAAGATAGATGCGCAAAACATGAATTTTGAggaggtttttttttattttgccaatGGTTATTTAAAATCGTTTTCCGAAATTGGCATGCCCCCTTGCGAAAGTTTAAGATATTCGGCGAACATTGGTAAAAACCAAGTCAACAAGACCCAACTACAACACATCGGAAATGCTGTGTTACATTGTCACGTTGTATACTGACGGTGAAGAACGCattagcaaaactgtgaatcacgaaacaactttttattgggtgaacctgtgcccacaaaagcaagttataCTCGAAGCACCACGATAGCGGAGAGCACGGTCGGCGATTGTCGATATCTGCGGGCCTAGctagcgcgtcggcttttatatatGACTTGTCGAAGGTTCCCGCGTAATCGTTGGTACTCGCACACTTTCCAGAAAATAAAGCActattcgcgtcgctcatacaaccTGATTACACAATGTTCGGCGAGAgcatacacaacagatagaaaCAACGATAACGTTCAAATAAGTTCGAAATCATGCTGGCGCTGAGGGGTAACTTTAGTTtgtaaaggtggatacacacgcgagggcaaaatcccgcttgctacgcgggccaaacagtcacgtgataaCTTGAATctggcgcagccgagttaggtcgcattcccacagccggagcgccgtttgcggaatccgtgtgcttactctcgactccaacgcttattggcggctgcgcgtttgcatactcggcgtgctctatattccatagcgctgtgaatcccgcggcaagagccaaaaaagtgatgGTCGCCTCGTCACTTGGCATTTTCtttcatgttgaggtcacgcaggctgcgcggtctgagtaaatagaaatgcgcgcgcaatcACGACTCGCCTTTAcccgctgcaccacaacaaaagcacatgcggtcactgctgcacaaaaaaaaaaaaaaaaaaaaaaaaaaaacccacctGGCCTCAAGCCGACAagacgccatcgtagccacgccaatccgtccaatgttgacagatttgacgcttaCTACGCTGAATtcaggtcagacgaccgccaaacgaaCGGATGGAAATACTGGCATGCATTTTCAATCCAGACAGCGAGTgcaggaggccggactaggcgagggcggcacgttttgatgacgcccgcaagtcacgtgatacgccatccgctgcgaaaattcctcctccgtccggtcgtgtgaatgcacctttaccGGGCGAAATGCCGTCCCCGGAAAAAGAACAAATAAGAACACGCGTCAATATTCTGGCAGTATGCACAGTTCTTGTAATAAATAGGGCAAACATAAAGCCTCCTTGGGCTAAACTAAAGCCGAATGTTCCAGATGACTTTGCCAGCTGGATAACATACAACAGCGCTAATTCATTGCTGCAGCACCTGCATCAAACAGCGCTGCATGAATTTATTTGATGCCCTTTGGCTAACTTATTGGCACATGTACGCGTTGTGGCAAATTCctcgaataataataaaaaagaatatATCTGCGAAGACGTTACCGGCGAAAGCCTGCCCTGTGCCCCTCTCACACGATACACTCTGATGTCTTACATGTCACATTATGCTTTCAAGCACCTACCAGGTAACTTCAACCTGCTGTCGGTGCCCCTAATGTCCCTAgacatttttttgctttaaagagcaggaaatctagggactttaggtgccCCTATCCAGCTTTCTGCAACTCCGAACAATCACCGCTGCACATCTTCCTCTCACGGTATTCCacgcactttgaggtattctttCGGGTGGATATTTCCGAGAGTGTTGTAATCATGGGAATGAGAGGATTTAGCCTATTCCTcgtactacttttttttttcagtactacTCACGCTATTACGAGTAAGAAGATATCTGAAACCTAGAAAGTCGTCGCACAAGGAATCAGCCATCAAGGAATAATATCTACAagtcgattaaaaaaaaaaagtcacagagATACAATTACCAGCAATGGAGAGAAGCTGCCAGAGCGATCTCAATTCACTTCATTTCCCTTAACTGATTTCATTAGTTGATATTTTGTTAATTTATAGAAAAGAAAAGTAGGGGTTAGCGTCTAAAGGCGCACACGTAAACCTGACAGTGAGCCTTAACCCCCAGTACAATAGTTACGCAAAAGAACATCCGCGACACGGACAAGCGGCGCTTCGCCAAACAGGAACTAGTCTGTTTAGTGCAATCTACACCCCAAAGGGTGTGATACATATCAGGTAAACAGCGGTATCTGGGTTGACTGACACAATATGGGACAATCTTCCGGCGTCCCAGCATGTGGGCAATCTAGCATTCAGTATCTAGCATGTACCCTGACTGCGAGTCGAATTCGCTACTTTGTGCACTCGGCAGctttatacatacatatatatatatatatatatatatacatctgcaTACGATGCAGCACGGCAAGTCTCGTGTCCCGCGTGTCAAGATTAAGTCTTGCGCAATGCACCCTGCACATTACACCGATAAGAACCCCTAACGTGAAGAAGGTTTACCTCGGGAGGTCGTACCTAACTACGTGGGAACGAAGAATTTCGTTTTCTCGGCATCCAATGCACCATATTGGATGATCTTTGTTGTATTAAAAAAATGACAAAGAAGCTGCCGGTTGTGTGGAGCAGATATTTATTTAGGTCGTAGTTATTTTAGAAAAAAGAGGAGCTTGAAATAAAGaaacacgtacgcacgcacgcacgcacgcccacacacacaccacacaccacacacacacacacacacacacacacacacacacacacacacacacacacacacacacacacacacacacacacacacacacacacacacacacaaagaaaaaaaaagcaggcattAAGTTTATTGTGCTCTGTGAATCAGCAATAGGTAAATTGCGTCTAAGGGAACATCTAGATATGGCAAAGTTGAGGTATTATATACGCCCTGTATATGCCAATACTTTGTGAATAGGTCATTTGCACGTAGACAACTCAACAACTTTACGTAAGATATGAACTAAATATTTGCCCGCTTTAGACGACCTAACAGGCAATACTGAAAAACATTATGTGTGTGTGCTGCGATGATTTACGAAGTTGCTAACCTTGAGCTTCAATGTTAAAAATCCTAATGCATTTGGCCTGCGCCCCTCGATTCTTACCCAATGCCCCTTAGCGGGTACGGGCTATGGTttgagatcatcatcatcatcatcatcatcatcatcatcatcatcatgtaagTTGTTAATCCCCTATTGTGGAGATGTGTCACCGCTTTAGTAAAATAAGGAGAAAATGCTTAATCATTTGGCGATTCCAGAGCACAGGGAATCGATCATCACCATCAGCATATTCCTCGGCTAATTTGCCGTCGAAATAGTTGTCATTTAGGTGAGGCAACATAAACAGCGTCAGGAAAGTTTCGCTGATAGGCTACCGACTGTGGAACGCTTTATTTACATTTTATCCTAAATTTATGTATAGGCCGTCTAGAAATTTCTATTAGCATTTAGTTGGCTAATGCTTCGTTTTGAATGTTTGCCTTCACCCCCGTTTGGTATTTTGTTAGATGCACTTTTCAATAaacccagtgtggccaatcccccttgtgggtacgagccatgtcttgaggcaacaacaacatcaTCACGGTGGATCGTGGGTATGCGCTACTTTCGCCGTGGCTATCGCGATAACAATCATCATGACGTTGACCATCATCAACATCGTCATCCACAAGCGGCAGGCCAAGCTATGGCCGTCGCAGGCGTCTCGCCAGCGCCGTGGGCTGTATTGAGATGACAGCCGATCAGCCATGGAAAGCCAGCCGGCGGCATGGGTCGCTGATGGTTGCCGGGCGGACACCGAACAGGCGGAAGAGCAGCGGCATTGCTCTTCGCCTTCTCCAGACACCGCCGTTAGCAGTACGTCAGCAGACGCAGAACCGGCGGCGACGGTGGCGTCCGGCCCTCAGCCTCCTTGCTCGGACGAGCTAGGCATCGAAATTCTGAACCCTGAGGTGATTCGGCTGATCTTCGGTTACCTCGACGTACAAAACCGGGGCCGTATGGCGCAAGTGTGCACCGCCTGGAAGGCCATCGCCGACGAGCGCTGCATCTGGGTGGATGTAGAGGCGCGGCTGAGGCTTTCCGAGTGCAGCACCTCGGTTCTGGACTGCGTCGCTCGACGAGGCATACGACGCGTGAAGGTCCTCGGCTTCAAGGGCGATCAGGTGGCGCAGCTGGTCCGGGCGCTGCCGCACATAAAGTCGCTCGATTTGTCCGACAACTTTAGCGTGAACAACAGCGTCGTCATTGGGGCGTTCGAACCGCGGGTGTGCGAATCGCTCGCCATTCTGAACCTGAGCTGGTGCCCGCAGATCGACGACTCGGCGATAGAGTGTCTCACCAACCAGCTCCCCAACCTCGAGGAGCTGTACTTGATCGCCTGCGACCACATTACCGATTCCAGCATGGGCTTCATCGCTGCCAGGCTGCCCAGGCTCAGGGTGCTCGACATCAAAGAATGCGAAGTGTCCAGCGCGGGCCTGCAGCAGCTGGCGGGATTCTGCGAGGATGGGGTGCTGTCGGCTACGCTTGGCGCGAAAGCGCTGACGCATCTCGGCCTCGAGGACTGCGCGCTCGTTTCCGACGCCGGTCTGGAGTCCATCAGCTTGGGCTTGCTTCACCTGTTGCGCTTGGACCTCAGCATGTGCCTCGGTGTTACGGATGCGGGATTTGAGCACGTGGGAAAGATGATGTCCCTCAAGGACCTGGCCCTGACCGGCTGCGAGGACTTGACGGGACTCACCGTTCATCACCTCGCCGTCGGCCGGTTCTCGCTCACTAGCCTCGACATCGCTTACTGTAACCACATCGACGACGATGCCATTTCGAACATCTCGCGTGGTTCGGGCCTGCTCGCGCTGAGGACGCTCAACATCACTGCCTGTCCCGTGACGGACGTCGGCATCTCCACGTTGGCGCAGAAGTTGACCGACCTCAGGGTGCTAAACATATCCGAGTGCGATCTCGTCACCAAAGAAGGCATCGCTGTCGTGTCAGCGCATCTGCGCAGGTTGCGTGCTGTTCACATGAGACTCTGCATGGGCCTGACGAACATTGCCCTGAAGCACTTGTCACGCATATCTAGTCTAGAGGTGGTGAACCTGAAGGGCTGTAGCAAGTTAAGGAACAAGGCAATGTCCTACATGGCACCCGGCAAAACGCAGTCGAATATCCTGGAACTGGACGTCAGTTTCACGGCCATAAACGATGCTGGCGCCCGCTACATAGCACAGGTGAATACCGCTTTCGCTCTTCTCTATAACGTCGTGAAGCCTGTGATATGCATGGCGTCACGCAAATCTATATAGGATTCTTCCTGTCCTGTGGTTGGAGCCAGTAACAACTGTACGCGTTATGTGAAAAGCACTACGCTCGTATATGGCAGATACTCAACCGTTGCATGCAgccaaattatatatatatatatatatatatatatatatatatatatatatatatatatatatatatatattgttcaaTTGGTGTGACGGTGCGCTAGCTAGCAGGAAAGGCAGACAGGCAGTGACTACTGCTACGTTGTCGAATCATTCGAAGTCTGATATCGCGAACACTCTCTCGCGCTACACCAGAAACGAGACAACAAAGAGGCTTATCGAGAGGGAATAAAACTGGTGTGACATTATAGGTATACACAAGCGGGCGTGCTTAGTACCACAGTGCATTAATCGCGAACGTATTTACAAACAAACTCTCTTAATACTTCCTCGAATACCGGTCCGCATCAAAACAAGACGTTTTAAATGGTTGCCCCTTATACTTGTAAACTCATCACCCCCAATCCTCCACCTACGGATGACTCCGGTCAAGGCTCTCTAAGATTTCAATAAAAAcatctgtctctctctcagaCACTCTCTCAATGGTTTGTTTGCACCGCAGTATGCCTTGGAATGTTATAATAAACATCGGCTTGAATTGTTCCAAAGGCCTGAAGAGTTCGCTGTGATGAATGACGTAATGAGGGACTGTGGTAAAGGGGCGTCTTTGCGTCCTGTCCCCAAAGTCATGTTACCGCGGCGACCACGATGAGATCACATGGATTCATTCTTCGAAATGAAACTTCAATCGCACTAGAACTCAAATCGCATTAAAGTCGACATTCATGATAACATGGCTTCTgccgcaatctttttttttctgtcaacgTGAAACGCTTAGTGTGCCTATCAACAACCTCAGAGTTCTTATGTCGGCATTCGAGAATTTTAGATGATTAAAAAGAATCCGACAACCTCAAGCGAAAAGGAAACaccagaaaacaacaaaaaagctgCAGGTAAATATCGACACTGATAATATCGATGATAATGGCTGTTCTTATAGTGACAGCTCCCACAGGTTACAAAATAAGAAGTCAGTGTAATTTTACCGCAGCAGCCGTACAGTATCCTAGCTGACCTCCAACTTGGAGCCGGAATAACTTGTTAAAACTAAAACACTCAAGACACTTAGTCTATTCGAACGAGATATACGCAGGGTAACTTTTACACCATCATAATTTATTATTGCGTTTTAAAACAAATTCAGGGCACCGGTACACTTTGCGTTGCGTTTACATTTGACATCGACTCCGCTGTCGCCCGAAAACAACTGCGGAACGCTCCCTTAACAGCTAGCTTCACagtaaaagaaacaagagaatgGGATATGCACAGCGTACCAGACGTTCGCCATCCTTTACGTTTACCAAACTATACGCGTACTGTGCAGGGCATGCAGAAGTTGCGGAGCCTGAACCTGAGCGGCTGCATGGTTGGCGACAAGGGCGTGGCACGCATCGCGCGCAGCCTGGGCAGTCTGAGCACACTGAAGATCTCGCGCTGCCACGAAATCAGCGACAACGGCATAAAGGCGATCGCCTGCAACCTCAAGAACCTGAAGGCCATCGACATCAAGGGTTGTCCGAGGACTACATCAGCCGGAAGGCGTTGCCTGATCGCCAGGTTGCCAAACCTGAAATTCCTGTGAGGTCGAAAAACTCTAAAAGAACGCAGTAATGGACAGAGTAGGCGTATCGACGGAGTAGGCGTAGAGTAGGCTATAGGGGGTAACCTCCGTGGCATCTGTTGAAGACGCAGGAACGAGCTGTCGCTATAGACATTCAGTTATTTCGCAGCATAACGTAAAATTGCCTATGGTTCGTGGTAGTGGCATCAGACGCTTTTTTAAAATTCGTTGCTAAGACGATTGCGCGCGACGGTTTAGGAATACGTGATCATATTGAATAATACGTAAATTGCAAACACCCGAGACCGTGCTAGTAGCGCAACACCT
This Dermacentor silvarum isolate Dsil-2018 chromosome 6, BIME_Dsil_1.4, whole genome shotgun sequence DNA region includes the following protein-coding sequences:
- the LOC119456698 gene encoding F-box/LRR-repeat protein 14 — protein: MESQPAAWVADGCRADTEQAEEQRHCSSPSPDTAVSSTSADAEPAATVASGPQPPCSDELGIEILNPEVIRLIFGYLDVQNRGRMAQVCTAWKAIADERCIWVDVEARLRLSECSTSVLDCVARRGIRRVKVLGFKGDQVAQLVRALPHIKSLDLSDNFSVNNSVVIGAFEPRVCESLAILNLSWCPQIDDSAIECLTNQLPNLEELYLIACDHITDSSMGFIAARLPRLRVLDIKECEVSSAGLQQLAGFCEDGVLSATLGAKALTHLGLEDCALVSDAGLESISLGLLHLLRLDLSMCLGVTDAGFEHVGKMMSLKDLALTGCEDLTGLTVHHLAVGRFSLTSLDIAYCNHIDDDAISNISRGSGLLALRTLNITACPVTDVGISTLAQKLTDLRVLNISECDLVTKEGIAVVSAHLRRLRAVHMRLCMGLTNIALKHLSRISSLEVVNLKGCSKLRNKAMSYMAPGKTQSNILELDVSFTAINDAGARYIAQGMQKLRSLNLSGCMVGDKGVARIARSLGSLSTLKISRCHEISDNGIKAIACNLKNLKAIDIKGCPRTTSAGRRCLIARLPNLKFL